From Candidatus Bathyarchaeota archaeon, one genomic window encodes:
- a CDS encoding glycosyltransferase family 2 protein → MELVGFSAPLASVIVLNYNGKDYLANCIESVLANEYENFEVILVDNASTDDSFKTVQQRFGGNSRLKTVQNSVNLGFSGGNNIGFEHSQGEYVVFLNNDTVVERDWLVNLIEAMEDDPSIGLAQSKILMINGEKIQCAGWLFSNYLVRKQAVGENRDQKIVFQSTFEVSVASGTSMITRRALINEVGLFDAKIPFFYDDTLLSFKVWLANKRIVTVENSQIRHMMGATSVWTLERTTFNLLKAKICLMFDVYFKLRELVGAAFVNFTNTAINSLLALKKRNLPVVYANLRGLLWGLGNLKYLWRNRQTHWRATQISPEALKARFERLNLPLALYLIPSKLSDECFASAVRRYERAITV, encoded by the coding sequence ATGGAGTTGGTTGGTTTTTCTGCTCCGCTTGCCTCAGTGATCGTGTTGAACTATAACGGCAAAGACTACTTAGCCAACTGCATAGAATCCGTTTTGGCAAACGAATACGAAAACTTTGAAGTCATACTCGTCGACAACGCCTCAACCGACGACAGCTTCAAAACAGTCCAGCAACGCTTCGGGGGCAACTCCCGCCTAAAAACCGTACAAAACTCCGTCAACCTCGGCTTCAGTGGCGGCAACAACATCGGTTTCGAGCACTCTCAAGGCGAATACGTGGTTTTCTTGAACAACGACACCGTGGTCGAGCGGGATTGGCTTGTCAACTTGATTGAGGCGATGGAAGATGACCCGTCGATTGGTTTGGCGCAGAGCAAAATCCTGATGATAAACGGCGAAAAAATTCAGTGTGCAGGTTGGCTTTTTAGCAATTATCTGGTTCGTAAGCAGGCAGTGGGCGAAAACAGAGACCAAAAAATAGTTTTCCAGTCGACCTTTGAGGTTTCGGTGGCTTCTGGTACAAGCATGATTACACGACGTGCACTCATCAATGAAGTGGGGTTGTTTGACGCCAAAATTCCCTTCTTCTACGACGACACGCTGCTGTCGTTTAAGGTTTGGCTAGCAAACAAACGCATCGTCACAGTAGAAAACTCTCAGATCAGGCACATGATGGGGGCGACGAGCGTGTGGACGTTGGAGCGGACGACCTTTAACCTTTTGAAGGCAAAAATCTGTCTAATGTTTGACGTTTATTTCAAGTTGAGAGAGTTGGTGGGGGCGGCTTTTGTGAACTTTACCAACACCGCAATCAATTCGTTGTTAGCGCTGAAAAAACGGAATTTGCCCGTCGTTTACGCCAACCTTCGTGGGTTACTGTGGGGGCTTGGCAACTTGAAGTACCTTTGGCGGAACAGGCAAACCCATTGGAGGGCAACACAAATCTCCCCTGAGGCCTTGAAGGCGCGGTTTGAGCGCCTAAACCTCCCCTTAGCTCTTTACCTAATCCCTTCCAAGTTGAGCGATGAATGTTTCGCTTCAGCGGTTCGGCGCTACGAGCGCGCTATAACAGTATAG
- a CDS encoding Gfo/Idh/MocA family oxidoreductase, with protein MKIKLGIIGVGGIGQLHLKHALRLGNAEVYCVADTSKSALQAAKALGVKNTYNDYTEMLKTPELDAVIIALPTHLHLKCARDVAEAKKHVFLEKPISATVEEAKEVIAAAEQNSVKLMLGYPMRFNKHFLKLKQDIENGVLGDVENAHATYVCAGPFVHRADGHSPAPVPDWWFNPKQTGGGAFIDLGCHIINLMRMLLGEVVDIRGQFGHRYGMDFEDSAMCLARFTSGTVAAVNVGWYSQDYLLRLDLHGTVRNASVEHIPPASVSAAYQMLRRGITTFNQPHLDELAYFVNCIQNDTAPSPSGLDGLRDLEAIYAAYQNRISL; from the coding sequence ATGAAAATTAAGCTGGGTATAATCGGTGTAGGCGGCATCGGGCAGCTACACCTCAAACATGCCCTTCGCCTTGGAAACGCTGAGGTTTATTGTGTGGCTGACACGTCGAAATCTGCTCTGCAAGCAGCCAAAGCCCTCGGAGTCAAAAACACCTACAACGACTACACAGAAATGCTAAAAACACCAGAGCTTGACGCAGTAATAATCGCTTTACCGACACATCTACACCTGAAATGCGCCAGAGACGTTGCAGAGGCAAAAAAGCATGTTTTCCTCGAAAAACCCATCTCCGCCACCGTCGAAGAAGCAAAAGAAGTAATCGCCGCTGCAGAACAAAACTCGGTGAAGTTGATGCTTGGGTACCCTATGCGCTTCAACAAGCACTTCCTCAAACTAAAACAAGACATAGAAAACGGGGTACTCGGCGACGTAGAAAACGCCCATGCAACCTACGTTTGCGCTGGCCCGTTTGTGCACCGCGCCGACGGCCACTCCCCCGCGCCCGTGCCAGACTGGTGGTTCAACCCTAAACAGACGGGCGGAGGCGCCTTCATCGATTTAGGCTGCCACATAATCAACCTCATGCGCATGCTCCTAGGCGAAGTCGTAGACATTAGAGGCCAGTTTGGGCACCGTTACGGGATGGATTTTGAGGATTCAGCCATGTGTTTGGCAAGGTTCACTTCGGGAACAGTGGCGGCGGTGAATGTGGGTTGGTATTCGCAGGATTACCTGCTGCGGCTGGATTTGCATGGAACCGTACGCAACGCATCCGTTGAGCATATACCGCCCGCCAGCGTTTCAGCCGCCTACCAGATGCTCAGAAGAGGCATAACCACCTTTAATCAGCCTCATCTTGACGAGTTAGCTTACTTCGTTAACTGCATACAAAACGACACTGCACCTTCGCCCTCTGGGTTGGATGGGTTAAGAGATTTAGAGGCTATTTACGCGGCTTATCAAAACCGAATAAGCCTATAA
- a CDS encoding cellulase family glycosylhydrolase, with protein MNTYATANRLHSLNRKLKKPTALFIVALFAAGILSAFSVTSVSAATSTSALHTSGSYILDADGNVVYLRGMGLAGMVPDLLLWGQGQSDNWGNQWNYNPTSVMDQTFAEMRDKWHINMIRVFIYPSWYYRDNIVPAQEDPASYGSSTTPISVKTYLRTLCQEADKYGIYVNVVPYMLTPSSSSFGADPYASSGYGWQGMPMCGWDEPAQRFLRDAGYGNNELGFWSWFWTDMANTLKDYPNAIFEAWNEPNLGSDVDPIPSGYMSYLTTMYNAIRSTGATNLIMMQWHMGWFPNGYGNDLSWCKQIATAIPTATNLVYTTHLYYYAPTDLTSYWAKDYAGLKAQLQAGIATMGITAPLVINEEGSCLQRSPNIQNDVNWWTNLLKAQYDLGVGACAYYWLSDSGLGGVYAGETMLSSGYTPNDMGTAFINAYVPQQKTTVVTPTPTPAPIETPEPTPVATPEPTAEPTATPQPTTESTSTITPEPAQTSTATTSSSAPKQTATSTPTPSPQPTSTPTPTPEPTESTQHRDPEPAKVLQPTFEFTYKNWFILYWPRFNMWFAYRYW; from the coding sequence ATGAATACATATGCAACAGCAAACAGACTGCACTCCCTAAACCGCAAACTAAAAAAGCCCACCGCACTGTTCATCGTCGCGCTTTTCGCCGCAGGCATCCTTTCAGCGTTTTCAGTGACGTCGGTTAGTGCAGCAACATCAACTTCTGCCCTCCACACATCAGGGTCCTATATCCTTGATGCAGATGGCAACGTCGTCTACTTGCGTGGTATGGGTCTCGCCGGTATGGTGCCTGACCTGCTTTTGTGGGGTCAAGGCCAAAGTGACAATTGGGGCAACCAATGGAACTACAACCCCACCTCTGTCATGGATCAAACCTTCGCGGAGATGAGAGACAAATGGCACATCAACATGATCCGCGTCTTCATCTACCCAAGCTGGTACTACCGAGACAACATCGTACCCGCACAGGAAGACCCCGCCAGCTACGGTTCATCGACAACGCCGATAAGCGTCAAAACTTACTTGCGAACGCTATGTCAAGAGGCAGACAAATACGGCATCTACGTAAACGTCGTTCCTTACATGCTGACGCCGTCAAGTAGCTCGTTTGGAGCTGACCCCTACGCAAGCAGTGGTTACGGATGGCAAGGAATGCCCATGTGTGGTTGGGATGAACCTGCACAAAGGTTCCTACGAGACGCAGGTTACGGCAACAACGAGTTAGGCTTCTGGAGCTGGTTCTGGACCGACATGGCAAACACATTAAAAGACTACCCCAACGCGATCTTTGAAGCTTGGAATGAACCAAACCTCGGCAGCGACGTAGACCCCATACCATCTGGATACATGTCCTACCTAACAACCATGTACAACGCTATCCGCTCAACGGGCGCAACTAACCTGATTATGATGCAGTGGCATATGGGTTGGTTCCCTAACGGTTACGGCAACGACCTCAGCTGGTGCAAACAAATCGCCACCGCCATCCCAACAGCAACCAACCTCGTCTACACCACCCACCTCTACTACTACGCGCCAACAGACTTAACATCGTACTGGGCAAAAGACTACGCTGGCCTCAAAGCGCAACTGCAAGCAGGCATCGCAACCATGGGCATCACAGCACCCTTAGTCATCAACGAAGAAGGCTCATGCCTACAGCGCTCACCCAACATACAAAACGACGTAAACTGGTGGACAAACCTACTCAAAGCACAATACGACCTCGGTGTCGGCGCATGCGCATACTACTGGCTTAGTGATTCAGGACTAGGCGGAGTCTACGCGGGAGAAACCATGCTTAGCAGCGGCTACACACCAAACGACATGGGCACCGCATTCATAAACGCCTACGTGCCTCAACAGAAAACCACCGTTGTAACCCCAACACCTACACCAGCACCCATAGAAACTCCTGAGCCAACTCCTGTAGCAACACCTGAACCGACTGCTGAACCAACCGCAACCCCCCAACCAACTACTGAGTCAACTTCAACCATTACGCCAGAACCCGCACAAACCAGCACCGCCACAACATCATCATCTGCCCCGAAACAAACCGCCACCTCTACACCAACCCCCTCGCCTCAGCCAACATCGACGCCGACTCCAACACCAGAGCCCACCGAATCAACCCAGCACAGAGACCCTGAACCCGCAAAGGTGCTGCAACCCACTTTCGAGTTTACCTACAAAAACTGGTTCATACTCTACTGGCCAAGGTTCAACATGTGGTTTGCATACCGCTACTGGTAA
- a CDS encoding glycosyltransferase family 2 protein: MATKRGEPTVSVVIPTYKRATILPHLLSGLRRQTYRNFDVVFVVKPSGDGTEELLEKAKKELNLTQIKQTHGHIVDAYFLGIKHTAGDIVALLDDDAIPADDWLMQTVKIFQTQQVTGVTGDSYPVLLNGDGFQILKENEAPTVYTHLDFALFGRPLRGLEDYKNCIADSGFIYERGNNAYWRNRGAAKALLRGPSMAVWGDVLRGVHLNGDWLLGCAWEMVLGWQLWRREYRMIYSPNVKVYHIVHGRTSSRDYQMPRTDLLWSVEAELLFYRLYHDEPQLSVISKLESDLLRLVHSLKYLPSNVPYNLRKLEGILLGNIIGAKWMLYKLLGCEYSPLTDLARFQKA; encoded by the coding sequence TTGGCGACAAAACGTGGCGAGCCGACGGTTTCGGTGGTTATTCCCACCTACAAAAGAGCCACAATTCTGCCACACCTGCTTTCAGGGCTGCGTCGCCAGACTTACCGAAACTTTGACGTGGTTTTCGTTGTTAAGCCTTCAGGAGACGGCACCGAAGAACTCCTTGAAAAAGCCAAAAAAGAACTCAACTTAACCCAGATAAAACAGACCCATGGACACATAGTTGACGCCTACTTTTTGGGCATAAAACACACAGCAGGCGACATAGTTGCCCTGCTTGACGACGACGCAATCCCCGCCGACGACTGGTTAATGCAAACCGTGAAAATCTTCCAGACACAGCAAGTCACAGGCGTAACTGGCGATTCATACCCCGTTCTGCTAAACGGAGACGGCTTCCAAATCCTAAAAGAAAACGAAGCCCCAACCGTTTATACACACCTCGATTTTGCCCTGTTTGGTCGTCCTCTTCGGGGGCTTGAAGACTACAAGAACTGTATCGCAGACTCAGGTTTCATCTATGAAAGAGGCAACAACGCTTACTGGCGAAATCGGGGCGCGGCAAAGGCGTTGCTTCGGGGGCCGTCGATGGCGGTTTGGGGCGATGTCCTGCGTGGTGTGCATTTGAATGGGGATTGGCTTTTGGGTTGTGCTTGGGAGATGGTGCTGGGGTGGCAGCTTTGGCGGCGAGAGTACCGCATGATTTACAGCCCAAACGTGAAAGTCTACCACATCGTTCATGGCAGAACATCCAGCCGAGACTACCAGATGCCTCGAACAGACCTTTTATGGTCAGTGGAAGCGGAGTTACTGTTCTACCGTCTATACCACGACGAACCGCAGCTTTCTGTAATTAGCAAATTGGAATCTGACCTACTCCGCCTGGTGCACAGCTTGAAGTATCTGCCCTCTAATGTACCATATAACCTTCGCAAACTCGAAGGCATACTGCTGGGCAACATTATTGGCGCTAAGTGGATGCTCTACAAACTGCTGGGATGTGAATATTCGCCGCTGACTGATTTGGCGAGATTCCAAAAAGCATAG
- a CDS encoding DUF2206 domain-containing protein gives MSQQYFSSHFLAIVVILQVVMYLSLFLDLPLARIVIGTAYLTVIPGLVLVKLLKLDKLGQLESAVYAVGFSVAFLMIAGLIINQFGYLVGLNFPLATLPLSLFINTVVLVGAAVAYLRQGKPQQPPPNQRPSLNPSTLLLVLLPILSVMGAFFVNSTGNNLILMLMILAVAGLFVFAVARGEKPAKTYALVILMIGLALLLHVSLVSSYIIPYGGDVPVELYVFQDAQVNSRWEPVFMVPSDQAYGRYNAMLSITILPTVYSNMLGLEPTWVFKIIYPLIFAVVPVALFLLWQPYIGLKLGFIAAFFFMAQSTFFTEMLALNRQMIGELFFVLLLLTILSKKIGRETKFITFALLSFGLIFSHYALAEIFLFLIFAAWAASKFYLKRPSFNLQLSMILFFFVSMFLWYIYTSGAVVFESFMSFTGYIAGQLGDFFNPASRGQAVLTGLGLAESPSMLNTVSRGFAYLTEIFIVIGVIVLFTKKLPFRFGRDYIVFSIITAIFLVFLTLIPGLANTLSMTRFYHILLMILAPFCVVGIWLTADYLSKHKRETAFVVLAIGVLVPYFLFQTNWVYEVAGTESWSIPLSGYRMRPTQLYGLYGLIDSYSVYGAQWTALNVPYKFNLSADNAFYTSLTAYGPIYRGYMRELLPDTYLRSGEFVFLSYISINYELQSSNGTMPRHVNQTDVIYSNGGTSVYQVPIR, from the coding sequence ATGAGCCAGCAGTATTTTTCCAGTCATTTCTTGGCTATAGTGGTGATTCTCCAAGTCGTAATGTACCTTTCACTGTTCCTCGATTTGCCCTTAGCCAGAATCGTAATCGGCACCGCTTACCTGACAGTTATTCCAGGTTTAGTTCTTGTAAAACTCCTTAAACTGGACAAGTTAGGTCAGCTTGAATCGGCTGTGTACGCGGTTGGGTTCAGCGTCGCCTTCTTAATGATTGCGGGGTTGATCATCAACCAATTCGGGTACCTTGTCGGTTTAAACTTCCCGCTTGCGACGTTACCGCTTTCCCTTTTTATAAACACAGTTGTTCTCGTCGGCGCAGCTGTTGCTTATCTACGACAAGGCAAACCCCAACAGCCACCCCCAAACCAGCGCCCCTCGCTGAACCCCTCGACTTTGCTCTTGGTGCTGCTTCCAATACTTAGCGTTATGGGCGCGTTTTTTGTTAACTCAACAGGCAACAACTTGATTTTGATGCTGATGATTTTGGCGGTGGCGGGTTTGTTCGTTTTCGCCGTTGCTAGAGGGGAGAAACCGGCCAAAACCTACGCTCTTGTCATCTTGATGATTGGACTTGCGCTGTTGCTGCATGTATCGCTCGTTTCCAGCTATATCATTCCCTACGGTGGCGATGTACCCGTTGAGCTCTACGTGTTCCAAGACGCCCAAGTCAACTCGCGTTGGGAACCCGTTTTCATGGTGCCCTCCGACCAAGCATACGGCAGATACAACGCCATGCTCAGCATCACAATTCTGCCCACGGTTTACTCAAACATGCTGGGGTTAGAGCCAACATGGGTTTTCAAAATCATCTACCCCCTGATATTCGCCGTAGTGCCCGTGGCATTATTCTTGCTGTGGCAACCCTACATCGGCTTAAAACTGGGCTTCATCGCCGCCTTCTTTTTCATGGCTCAGTCAACCTTCTTCACAGAAATGCTGGCCTTAAACCGCCAGATGATCGGTGAACTGTTCTTTGTTCTGTTATTGTTGACGATTTTAAGTAAAAAAATCGGCAGAGAAACCAAATTCATCACGTTCGCGTTGCTCAGTTTCGGCTTAATTTTCAGCCACTACGCGCTAGCAGAGATTTTTCTTTTTCTCATATTTGCTGCGTGGGCTGCCTCAAAATTCTACCTCAAACGTCCCAGCTTCAATTTGCAGCTCAGCATGATTCTATTCTTTTTTGTTTCGATGTTTCTGTGGTACATCTACACTTCAGGCGCGGTGGTGTTTGAGAGTTTTATGTCGTTTACAGGTTACATAGCTGGTCAGTTAGGTGACTTTTTTAATCCTGCCTCGCGTGGTCAAGCGGTACTCACTGGCTTAGGACTCGCTGAATCACCTTCCATGCTTAACACAGTCAGTCGAGGTTTTGCTTACCTAACCGAAATCTTCATCGTAATAGGCGTAATTGTTTTATTCACCAAAAAGCTGCCGTTCCGATTCGGACGTGACTACATCGTCTTTAGCATAATAACCGCAATTTTTCTAGTGTTTCTCACACTGATTCCCGGTTTAGCTAATACCCTTTCAATGACCCGCTTCTACCACATTCTGCTGATGATTCTAGCACCATTCTGCGTCGTCGGCATATGGTTAACAGCGGATTATCTGTCAAAGCACAAAAGAGAAACAGCGTTTGTAGTGCTTGCCATCGGCGTGTTGGTTCCGTATTTCCTTTTCCAAACCAACTGGGTTTATGAAGTTGCTGGAACAGAAAGCTGGTCAATTCCCCTTAGCGGCTACCGAATGCGCCCCACCCAACTGTATGGTTTGTATGGATTGATTGATTCCTATAGCGTCTACGGCGCCCAGTGGACCGCACTTAACGTTCCATACAAATTCAACCTTTCCGCTGACAACGCGTTTTACACTTCGCTAACAGCTTACGGACCAATCTACCGAGGCTACATGCGTGAACTCTTGCCAGACACGTACCTTCGGTCAGGAGAATTTGTGTTTCTAAGTTACATCAGCATAAACTACGAGTTGCAATCATCAAACGGCACCATGCCCAGACACGTCAACCAAACCGATGTAATCTACTCAAATGGCGGAACGAGCGTCTACCAAGTTCCGATTCGGTGA
- a CDS encoding DUF362 domain-containing protein, with protein MSLVSLVKIPSASSYPFREAITKAIQRVDYRFNPTARKVVIKPNLCYYWDHTTGQTTSPQFVSELIDLIRVQTSPEVEIAVVESDASAMRCKYAFRMLGYEKLAKEKNVQLINLTEQESTSVDVGLDGNVYTFSVPKIISQADLKINVAHIKYTIDPVKLTCAMKNIFGCNPIQKKFKYHPYLGEAIVALNKAMPFNLHLIDNNIAAGVQPRKMGLVMASQDPVALDSAAAKIAGLNPNKIPYLKLAEKEGVGKRAYVAVGEPLEAFRSLYPKPTFRMQTKRRVKRTLVAVGLGARMGLE; from the coding sequence GTGAGTCTTGTAAGTCTTGTGAAAATCCCCTCAGCCTCTTCATACCCATTTAGAGAAGCCATTACTAAGGCCATCCAACGAGTCGACTACAGATTCAACCCAACCGCTCGCAAAGTAGTCATCAAACCCAACCTGTGCTACTACTGGGACCACACTACAGGGCAGACGACCTCGCCGCAGTTCGTTTCAGAACTCATCGACTTAATCCGCGTGCAAACCTCCCCCGAAGTGGAAATTGCAGTCGTAGAGTCAGATGCTTCGGCTATGCGATGCAAATACGCGTTTCGCATGCTGGGTTACGAGAAGCTCGCCAAAGAAAAAAACGTCCAACTCATCAACCTCACTGAACAAGAAAGCACAAGCGTAGACGTAGGGCTCGACGGGAACGTTTACACTTTTTCAGTGCCCAAAATCATCAGCCAAGCAGACCTGAAAATCAACGTAGCCCACATCAAATACACCATTGACCCCGTAAAGTTGACTTGTGCGATGAAAAACATTTTTGGCTGCAACCCCATTCAGAAGAAATTCAAGTACCACCCCTACCTCGGGGAAGCAATCGTGGCACTAAACAAAGCTATGCCTTTTAACCTCCACTTAATCGACAACAACATCGCCGCAGGCGTTCAACCCCGAAAAATGGGATTAGTTATGGCGAGCCAAGACCCCGTTGCCCTTGACTCGGCGGCGGCAAAAATCGCGGGGCTAAACCCCAACAAAATCCCCTACCTCAAACTGGCGGAGAAGGAAGGCGTCGGCAAACGGGCGTACGTGGCTGTGGGCGAACCGCTTGAAGCGTTTAGGTCGCTGTATCCTAAGCCAACTTTTAGGATGCAAACAAAGAGGCGGGTGAAGCGGACTTTGGTTGCAGTTGGGCTCGGTGCAAGGATGGGACTGGAGTAG
- a CDS encoding DUF1919 domain-containing protein translates to MGVKAYIKAFYADKIESPLKWNLIDRYFSWIPRSKLRNRDFSIIGNNCFAGGIYHKFGLQYRTPTVWTYIFPDDYLRFLEKLDWYLNQPLTFKTETHHPMAHKHYEATKRRYPIGVLGSDVEIHFMHYRTEQQAQEKWTNRLKRVNRGNLFVMFSDGEEYHDDLLERFERLPFERKIFFSSKPCPKSSCTVFVEDYACEVHVYDSTRNRRYEKYLDLVKWLNGEEGFIKNRKVGS, encoded by the coding sequence GTGGGCGTCAAAGCTTACATAAAGGCATTCTACGCCGACAAAATCGAATCTCCACTAAAATGGAACCTAATCGACCGATACTTCTCTTGGATTCCGAGGTCTAAGCTTAGGAACCGCGACTTTTCCATCATCGGCAACAACTGCTTCGCAGGCGGCATATACCACAAGTTCGGCTTGCAATATCGCACTCCAACCGTTTGGACTTACATTTTTCCTGACGATTACCTGCGCTTTTTAGAGAAGCTCGACTGGTACCTAAACCAACCCCTAACGTTCAAAACAGAAACACATCATCCGATGGCACACAAACACTATGAAGCAACAAAACGCAGATACCCCATCGGCGTCTTAGGCAGCGACGTAGAAATTCACTTCATGCACTACCGCACCGAGCAGCAAGCACAAGAAAAATGGACAAACCGACTAAAACGCGTAAACAGAGGCAACCTGTTTGTGATGTTCTCTGACGGCGAAGAATACCACGACGACCTTTTGGAGAGGTTTGAGCGGCTGCCTTTTGAGCGCAAAATTTTTTTCTCATCAAAACCCTGCCCAAAGTCGAGTTGCACTGTGTTTGTGGAGGATTATGCTTGTGAAGTGCATGTTTATGATTCGACGCGTAACCGTCGATACGAAAAATACCTCGACTTAGTTAAGTGGCTAAACGGTGAAGAGGGTTTCATCAAGAACCGAAAAGTGGGGAGCTAA
- a CDS encoding glycosyltransferase, with protein sequence MNHEIGVFCPTLNVYGGGEYVALAIANTLAQHNHPVTVFSSTQIAPVEIRNFFGEPLHPKIRTIQQPTRFAPRGLLDFYQTILHSYIAKNKCTTLIDAFSNCVYPWTNVSYIHYPHLNRSAFNPQFPYLSHPRLTQAGTFPEVLLEKNLVDYSKRLVLANSNYTAEEIQRFSGKPVEVLYPPFASKIGEIGKNTTKEPQENLVVTTSRLDENKLLKRIPYIAHQTDSSIHFAVIGRLCSQNTFERLQVLVKKLNLADRVKFYPNASAEQKISLLQRAKLYLHTMVGEHFGISIVEAMALGCVPIVHDSGGMREFVPEQYRYSTIEVAAQKISSEMAAWSPEKSEEAKQIAAGFSLEKFSLRFMTLFNQYFGCN encoded by the coding sequence ATGAACCACGAAATCGGAGTGTTCTGCCCCACCCTAAACGTCTACGGAGGCGGAGAATACGTCGCGTTAGCCATCGCAAACACCCTCGCCCAACACAACCACCCCGTCACAGTCTTTTCCAGCACCCAAATAGCACCCGTTGAAATCAGAAACTTCTTCGGTGAACCACTTCACCCAAAAATCCGCACCATCCAGCAACCCACCCGCTTTGCCCCCCGCGGCTTGCTTGACTTCTACCAAACCATCCTCCACTCATACATCGCCAAAAACAAATGCACTACCCTCATCGACGCCTTCTCAAACTGCGTATACCCCTGGACAAATGTCAGCTACATACACTACCCCCACCTAAACCGAAGCGCCTTCAACCCGCAGTTCCCCTACTTAAGCCACCCCCGTCTCACCCAAGCAGGCACTTTCCCTGAGGTTTTGCTGGAAAAAAACTTGGTTGACTACAGTAAACGGTTGGTGCTTGCCAACAGCAACTACACTGCAGAGGAAATTCAGAGGTTCTCAGGGAAACCCGTTGAGGTGCTGTATCCCCCGTTTGCATCCAAAATAGGTGAAATCGGCAAAAACACCACAAAAGAACCTCAAGAAAACCTTGTGGTCACAACCTCCCGTTTAGATGAAAACAAACTCCTCAAAAGAATACCCTACATAGCCCACCAAACAGACAGCAGCATACACTTCGCAGTAATCGGACGCTTATGCAGCCAAAACACCTTCGAACGTCTGCAGGTGCTGGTAAAAAAATTGAACTTAGCTGACCGCGTCAAGTTTTACCCAAACGCTTCAGCCGAACAAAAAATCAGTTTGCTGCAGCGAGCAAAACTTTACTTGCACACTATGGTGGGGGAGCATTTCGGCATCTCCATCGTCGAAGCCATGGCGTTGGGATGCGTGCCCATAGTTCACGATTCTGGCGGCATGCGCGAATTCGTTCCAGAGCAATACCGATACAGCACCATCGAAGTGGCAGCGCAAAAAATCTCAAGCGAAATGGCTGCGTGGTCGCCTGAAAAAAGCGAAGAAGCAAAACAGATTGCAGCAGGTTTTTCTTTGGAAAAGTTTTCTCTGCGGTTTATGACGCTATTTAACCAGTATTTTGGATGCAACTAA
- a CDS encoding glycosyltransferase family 4 protein translates to MKVCHVWERFWPIEIGGLERYILWLSTYLAKKQAIDFSLITGRAKLTWIPRKIKKFEDSGYLKVYRLGPNPVDVLNGAYLYASHSTTAPMLLQKMKFTSLYQEACSLECAKSADVFHIHGIWSDLEYIDLGIYLSRRFGKPLVLTLHGGFVGNPVHGGMPLDSPRVKAILEDDVAAVTTYSKEILGALEDLGVGKKSHLVTNFVNASKFKNPNPAKPHDLTLIYVGRFEPLQTPDLVIKAFKRVHDEMPNAKLTMVGYGRMNETLKLLIKELHLEDCVNMAGKQTDVRNFLWGSDVFVATNFGYIATLEAWAAGLAVVAPEFGIMKETVIHEHNGLLFEPHNLEDLTSNLLRIIKDTELRERLTLNGAKTVQDYDIGAVAPKMSAIYQQVTNQ, encoded by the coding sequence TTGAAGGTATGTCATGTCTGGGAACGTTTTTGGCCCATAGAAATAGGTGGATTAGAACGCTACATCCTCTGGTTATCCACGTATCTGGCAAAGAAGCAAGCCATAGATTTCTCGCTCATCACAGGCCGCGCCAAACTAACCTGGATACCGAGAAAAATCAAAAAATTCGAAGATTCAGGCTACCTAAAAGTGTACCGACTGGGCCCAAACCCTGTTGATGTTTTAAACGGTGCCTACCTGTATGCGTCGCACTCCACTACTGCGCCTATGCTGCTGCAGAAAATGAAGTTCACAAGCCTATACCAAGAAGCATGCAGCTTAGAATGCGCCAAATCCGCTGACGTCTTCCACATTCACGGCATATGGAGCGACCTTGAATACATCGATTTAGGCATTTACCTAAGCAGGCGTTTCGGTAAGCCGTTAGTGTTGACCTTGCACGGCGGCTTCGTCGGCAACCCAGTGCATGGGGGTATGCCTTTGGATTCTCCCCGCGTTAAGGCGATTCTGGAAGATGACGTGGCTGCAGTAACGACTTACTCCAAAGAGATTCTGGGCGCACTTGAAGACTTGGGTGTAGGCAAAAAAAGCCACCTTGTAACCAACTTTGTTAATGCATCAAAATTCAAAAACCCAAACCCCGCCAAACCCCACGATTTAACGCTTATCTATGTCGGCAGGTTCGAGCCGCTCCAAACCCCTGACTTGGTAATCAAAGCCTTCAAACGGGTTCACGACGAAATGCCTAACGCAAAGCTAACGATGGTCGGCTATGGACGAATGAACGAGACCCTTAAGCTCTTAATCAAAGAGCTACACTTGGAAGACTGCGTCAACATGGCGGGCAAGCAAACTGATGTGCGCAACTTCCTATGGGGCAGCGACGTATTTGTGGCAACCAACTTTGGCTACATAGCAACTTTGGAGGCTTGGGCAGCGGGGTTGGCGGTGGTTGCACCCGAGTTCGGAATCATGAAAGAAACCGTCATCCACGAACATAACGGGCTGCTTTTTGAACCCCACAACCTAGAGGACTTAACGTCTAACCTGTTACGCATCATCAAAGATACAGAGCTGCGCGAACGCCTCACTTTGAATGGCGCAAAAACAGTACAGGACTACGACATTGGCGCGGTGGCACCGAAAATGTCGGCAATCTACCAACAAGTAACTAACCAATAA